A single Cucumis melo cultivar AY chromosome 4, USDA_Cmelo_AY_1.0, whole genome shotgun sequence DNA region contains:
- the LOC103489821 gene encoding tetraspanin-18, with translation MDRTCCHVSLAFILKCFNFLQAFVGVSIIVYSAWMLDRWNHHVPVSPPPPVPALAPSPAASSVSFYLNSESVTVADRITAMDIAADFIPEFNMEELKLELNAFKLPAPWFIYSFMGFGVLLCCITLVGCIAAEAISGCCLCFYNMLIMLFIIVEVALVAFIAIDRRWEKDLPLDPTGELDELRQFIEDNIDLSKWIGIVVISTQALSLLLAIILRSMVSTRKTEYDTEEEVGVRDRTREPLLNPPANQAAGAHFDLWGARMREKYGFNNSDRYNSSNQST, from the exons ATGGATCGCACATGTTGTCATGTTTCTCTCGCTTTCATCCTCAAATGCTTCAATTTTCTTCAAGCTTTTGTTGGGGTTTCGATTATAGTCTATTCTGCATGGATGCTTGATCGCTGGAACCACCATGTTCCTGTTTCTCCGCCTCCTCCTGTACCGGCTTTGGCTCCTTCTCCGGCGGCTAGTTCGGTTTCGTTTTATTTAAATTCTGAATCAGTCACCGTTGCCGATCGCATCACAGCTATGGATATAGCTGCCGATTTCATTCCTGAGTTCAATATGGAAGAATTAAAGCTTGAACTGAACGCCTTTAAGCTTCCAGCCCCTTG GTTCATCTACTCATTCATGGGATTTGGCGTCTTGTTGTGTTGTATTACTTTAGTTGGCTGTATTGCAGCTGAAGCAATAAGTGGCTGCTGCCTCTGTTTC TATAACATGCTTATAATGCTATTTATTATCGTTGAAGTGGCTCTGGTGGCATTTATTGCAATTGATCGCCGGTGGGAGAAG GATCTTCCGTTGGACCCAACTGGTGAACTAGACGAACTTAGGCAATTCATTGAAGACAACATTGATCTATCCAAGTGGATTGGTATCGTTGTGATTTCAACCCAG GCATTGTCTTTGCTGCTAGCAATTATTCTGAGATCCATGGTTTCAACCCGTAAAACTGAGTATGACACAGAGGAGGAGGTTGGTGTTCGAGATAGAACACGGGAGCCATTGCTTAATCCACCAGCAAATCAAGCTGCTGGTGCTCATTTTGACCTTTGGGGCGCCCGCATGAGAGAAAAG TATGGATTTAACAACAGTGACAGATACAATTCATCAAACCAAAGTACGTAA
- the LOC103489819 gene encoding uncharacterized protein LOC103489819 isoform X1 — protein sequence MNGIQRRKVGNDEKPFPGCLGRMVNLFDLSTGISRNKLLTDAPHREGPTLSRNQADVARMFNHSTNQSEDNLSQTVPELQRASNKRASGTPVKMLIDQEMSEMESTHNPPNVVAKLMGLETLPHQFSGSSVQRNNVRTCPKSRIENHGVLLGCREHSDFLEEGMKYQVDECSEQKEYKDVYEIWQRSPQTNYIKEKLPKGMESEVVNDRKMALVRQKFVEAKRLATDEKLRQSKEFQEALEVLSSNKDLFVKFLQEPNSLFTQHLNEFQSIPPSPETKRITVLRPSKVSRNEKFTDLEKKTYRQSRLPAQRGQSATLDKSDSRLSPTPATNRTNEYAVGVQPTRIVVLKPSPGRNLDNKPIASSPGPFPRVVQDGSFNEGFEDDDVKESRKFARNITQKMCDNLLGHRRDETLISSVFSNGYTGDESSFEKSENDYAVENLSDLEVISSSSRHSWEYVNRYSSPYSSSSFSRISCSPESSVCREAKKRLSERWAMMTTHGNYQERRQVRRNSSTLGEMLALSDAKKSTVTDNEVNEHEQSDLDPCLNSDENIERLDDSPTTLEMSKSVSGSSALFGVLNLEASDLDIVKTDDPKWLGKPKGVKSSFNEKVSSLFFSRNKKTVKEKYSGSQTKDEPQSCSAETLSSSAFIHHSRGLSNAAFHSNDGEGCSAGTSFLHLTNVVGRGGAVHHEAGLSVRRPFVAGNVGENQEQPSPISVLEPPFSEDDNTHLELSSYLKPRNQEFCMPLKNSLIDKSPPIESIARSIFRDGSYSGSSAPCALKSPPVSTCLKEEQNWHCLVQALLTMSGLSNEIQQCSLLFTKWHSLANPLDPSLRNKYANLSSKEPMLEAERRQLRSSRKLVFDCVNAALINITSQELDHRQTKILAHDTSLTLLDYVMVKLKDWICGESRCLTGDIGDSNSLVVERVVRKEVGGRNWDEHLLMEMDNLGKEVERRLLEELLEEAVVELTGKV from the exons ATGAATGGGATTCAGAGAAGAAAAGTTGGTAATGATGAAAAGCCTTTCCCTGGCTGTCTGGGAAGAATGGTGAACCTCTTTGATCTGAGTACGGGTATCTCTAGGAACAAGCTTCTTACTGATGCACCACATCGTGAAG GTCCTACTCTCTCGAGGAATCAGGCAGATGTGGCAAGGATGTTTAATCACTCCACAAATCAGTCTGAAGATAATCTG AGTCAGACAGTGCCTGAATTGCAGAGAGCATCAAATAAGAGAGCAAGCGGAACACCTGTGAAGATGCTTATAGATCAAGAGATGTCTGAAATGGAGAGTACGCATAATCCACCCAATGTGGTTGCAAAGCTAATGGGGCTTGAAACTCTCCCTCATCAGTTTTCTGGTTCATCTGTTCAAAGAAACAATGTAAGAACCTGCCCGAAGAGTAGAATTGAAAACCATGGAGTGCTATTAGGATGTAGGGAACATAGCGACTTCTTAGAAGAGGGAATGAAATATCAAGTCGATGAATGTTCAGAGCAGAAAGAATATAAAGATGTTTATGAAATATGGCAGCGATCTCCCCAAACAAACTATATTAAAGAAAAACTGCCAAAGGGAATGGAAAGTGAAGTTGTGAATGATAGAAAGATGGCTCTTGTTCGCCAGAAGTTTGTAGAAGCAAAACGCCTGGCCACAGATGAGAAACTGCGGCAATCCAAGGAATTTCAAGAGGCACTAGAAGTTTTAAGTTCCAACAAGGATTTGTTTGTCAAGTTTCTGCAGGAGCCAAATTCTTTATTTACTCAGCATCTGAATGAATTCCAGTCCATCCCTCCATCTCCCGAGACGAAGCGCATCACTGTTCTTAGACCTTCAAAGGTCTCTCGGAATGAAAAATTTACTGATCTTGAGAAAAAAACCTATAGACAATCAAGGCTACCAGCTCAGAGGGGTCAGTCGGCTACTTTGGATAAAAGTGATTCAAGACTTTCTCCTACTCCAGCTACTAATAGAACTAATGAATATGCTGTAGGTGTTCAACCAACAAGAATAGTGGTTTTGAAGCCGAGTCCTGGGAGGAATCTTGATAATAAGCCCATAGCCTCATCACCTGGTCCATTTCCTAGAGTGGTGCAGGATGGAAGCTTCAATGAAGGATTTGAAGATGATGATGTGAAGGAATCAAGAAAATTTGCAAGGAATATTACTCAGAAAATGTGTGACAATCTTTTGGGTCATCGAAGGGATGAAACTTTGATTTCTTCCGTGTTTTCAAATGGTTATACTGGTGATGAAAGTTCATTTGAAAAATCCGAGAATGATTATGCAGTAGAAAATCTGAGTGATTTGGAAGTCATATCTTCCTCTTCACGACATTCATGGGAATATGTTAACAGATATAGTAGCCCATATTCGTCATCCTCATTCAGTCGAATATCATGTTCTCCAGAGTCATCTGTGTGTAGAGAAGCCAAGAAGCGACTGTCGGAAAGATGGGCCATGATGACGACACATGGGAACTATCAAGAGCGTAGGCAGGTTAGGAGAAACTCAAGTACATTGGGTGAGATGCTTGCACTGTCAGATGCAAAGAAATCAACAGTAACAGATAATGAAGTTAATGAACATGAACAAAGTGATTTAGACCCCTGTCTTAATAGTGATGAAAATATAGAACGTCTGGATGATTCTCCCACAACACTTGAAATGTCGAAGTCTGTTTCAGGATCTTCTGCATTGTTTGGTGTGCTTAATCTTGAAGCTTCAGATCTTGATATCGTCAAAACTGATGATCCGAAGTGGCTAGGAAAGCCAAAGGGTGTCAAGTCATCATTTAATGAGAAAGTTTCAAGTTTATTTTTCTCTAGGAATAAGAAAACagttaaagaaaaatatagtgGATCTCAAACTAAAGATGAACCCCAATCTTGTAGTGCCGAGACACTCTCATCCTCAGCTTTCATTCATCATTCAAGAGGTTTGAGTAATGCTGCATTTCATTCTAATGATGGTGAAGGGTGCTCAGCCGGCACTTCTTTCCTACATTTAACTAATGTGGTTGGAAGAGGAGGTGCAGTTCATCATGAG GCAGGGTTGTCAGTGAGAAGGCCATTCGTGGCTGGAAATGTTGGTGAAAATCAGGAGCAGCCAAGTCCAATATCCGTTCTGGAACCACCATTTTCTGAAGATGACAACACACATTTAGAATTGTCCAGCTATTTGAAGCCAAGGAATCAGG AGTTCTGTATGCCATTGAAGAATAGCCTCATCGACAAATCACCACCTATAGAATCAATTGCTCGGAGTATATTTCGGGATGGTTCTTATTCAGGTTCATCTGCTCCTTGTGCACTCAAGTCTCCACCAGTTTCCACTTGTCTGAAGGAAGAACAAAACTGGCATTGCCTTGTTCAAGCCCTTCTTACCATGTCTGGTCTAAGTAATGAAATACAACAATGTAGCTTATTGTTTACCAAGTGGCATTCACTTGCCAATCCACTAGATCCATCTCTAAGAAACAAATATGCCAATCTAAGCAGCAAAGAGCCAATGCTCGAGGCTGAGCGAAGACAGCTACGATCAAGTAGGAAGCTAGTGTTCGACTGTGTCAATGCTGCCTTGATCAATATAACAAGTCAGGAACTCGATCACAGGCAAACCAAAATATTGGCCCACGACACATCACTAACATTATTGGACTATGTTATGGTCAAACTGAAAGATTGGATTTGTGGTGAATCTAGATGTCTTACAGGAGACATTGGGGACAGCAACAGCCTAGTAGTGGAAAGGGTAGTCAGAAAAGAGGTAGGAGGAAGAAACTGGGATGAGCATCTACTGATGGAAATGGATAATTTGGGGAAAGAAGTAGAAAGGAGATTATTGGAAGAGCTTTTGGAAGAGGCTGTTGTTGAATTGACAGGTAAAGTTTGA
- the LOC103489819 gene encoding uncharacterized protein LOC103489819 isoform X2, whose product MNGIQRRKVGNDEKPFPGCLGRMVNLFDLSTGISRNKLLTDAPHREGPTLSRNQADVARMFNHSTNQSEDNLSQTVPELQRASNKRASGTPVKMLIDQEMSEMESTHNPPNVVAKLMGLETLPHQFSGSSVQRNNVRTCPKSRIENHGVLLGCREHSDFLEEGMKYQVDECSEQKEYKDVYEIWQRSPQTNYIKEKLPKGMESEVVNDRKMALVRQKFVEAKRLATDEKLRQSKEFQEALEVLSSNKDLFVKFLQEPNSLFTQHLNEFQSIPPSPETKRITVLRPSKVSRNEKFTDLEKKTYRQSRLPAQRGVQPTRIVVLKPSPGRNLDNKPIASSPGPFPRVVQDGSFNEGFEDDDVKESRKFARNITQKMCDNLLGHRRDETLISSVFSNGYTGDESSFEKSENDYAVENLSDLEVISSSSRHSWEYVNRYSSPYSSSSFSRISCSPESSVCREAKKRLSERWAMMTTHGNYQERRQVRRNSSTLGEMLALSDAKKSTVTDNEVNEHEQSDLDPCLNSDENIERLDDSPTTLEMSKSVSGSSALFGVLNLEASDLDIVKTDDPKWLGKPKGVKSSFNEKVSSLFFSRNKKTVKEKYSGSQTKDEPQSCSAETLSSSAFIHHSRGLSNAAFHSNDGEGCSAGTSFLHLTNVVGRGGAVHHEAGLSVRRPFVAGNVGENQEQPSPISVLEPPFSEDDNTHLELSSYLKPRNQEFCMPLKNSLIDKSPPIESIARSIFRDGSYSGSSAPCALKSPPVSTCLKEEQNWHCLVQALLTMSGLSNEIQQCSLLFTKWHSLANPLDPSLRNKYANLSSKEPMLEAERRQLRSSRKLVFDCVNAALINITSQELDHRQTKILAHDTSLTLLDYVMVKLKDWICGESRCLTGDIGDSNSLVVERVVRKEVGGRNWDEHLLMEMDNLGKEVERRLLEELLEEAVVELTGKV is encoded by the exons ATGAATGGGATTCAGAGAAGAAAAGTTGGTAATGATGAAAAGCCTTTCCCTGGCTGTCTGGGAAGAATGGTGAACCTCTTTGATCTGAGTACGGGTATCTCTAGGAACAAGCTTCTTACTGATGCACCACATCGTGAAG GTCCTACTCTCTCGAGGAATCAGGCAGATGTGGCAAGGATGTTTAATCACTCCACAAATCAGTCTGAAGATAATCTG AGTCAGACAGTGCCTGAATTGCAGAGAGCATCAAATAAGAGAGCAAGCGGAACACCTGTGAAGATGCTTATAGATCAAGAGATGTCTGAAATGGAGAGTACGCATAATCCACCCAATGTGGTTGCAAAGCTAATGGGGCTTGAAACTCTCCCTCATCAGTTTTCTGGTTCATCTGTTCAAAGAAACAATGTAAGAACCTGCCCGAAGAGTAGAATTGAAAACCATGGAGTGCTATTAGGATGTAGGGAACATAGCGACTTCTTAGAAGAGGGAATGAAATATCAAGTCGATGAATGTTCAGAGCAGAAAGAATATAAAGATGTTTATGAAATATGGCAGCGATCTCCCCAAACAAACTATATTAAAGAAAAACTGCCAAAGGGAATGGAAAGTGAAGTTGTGAATGATAGAAAGATGGCTCTTGTTCGCCAGAAGTTTGTAGAAGCAAAACGCCTGGCCACAGATGAGAAACTGCGGCAATCCAAGGAATTTCAAGAGGCACTAGAAGTTTTAAGTTCCAACAAGGATTTGTTTGTCAAGTTTCTGCAGGAGCCAAATTCTTTATTTACTCAGCATCTGAATGAATTCCAGTCCATCCCTCCATCTCCCGAGACGAAGCGCATCACTGTTCTTAGACCTTCAAAGGTCTCTCGGAATGAAAAATTTACTGATCTTGAGAAAAAAACCTATAGACAATCAAGGCTACCAGCTCAGAGGG GTGTTCAACCAACAAGAATAGTGGTTTTGAAGCCGAGTCCTGGGAGGAATCTTGATAATAAGCCCATAGCCTCATCACCTGGTCCATTTCCTAGAGTGGTGCAGGATGGAAGCTTCAATGAAGGATTTGAAGATGATGATGTGAAGGAATCAAGAAAATTTGCAAGGAATATTACTCAGAAAATGTGTGACAATCTTTTGGGTCATCGAAGGGATGAAACTTTGATTTCTTCCGTGTTTTCAAATGGTTATACTGGTGATGAAAGTTCATTTGAAAAATCCGAGAATGATTATGCAGTAGAAAATCTGAGTGATTTGGAAGTCATATCTTCCTCTTCACGACATTCATGGGAATATGTTAACAGATATAGTAGCCCATATTCGTCATCCTCATTCAGTCGAATATCATGTTCTCCAGAGTCATCTGTGTGTAGAGAAGCCAAGAAGCGACTGTCGGAAAGATGGGCCATGATGACGACACATGGGAACTATCAAGAGCGTAGGCAGGTTAGGAGAAACTCAAGTACATTGGGTGAGATGCTTGCACTGTCAGATGCAAAGAAATCAACAGTAACAGATAATGAAGTTAATGAACATGAACAAAGTGATTTAGACCCCTGTCTTAATAGTGATGAAAATATAGAACGTCTGGATGATTCTCCCACAACACTTGAAATGTCGAAGTCTGTTTCAGGATCTTCTGCATTGTTTGGTGTGCTTAATCTTGAAGCTTCAGATCTTGATATCGTCAAAACTGATGATCCGAAGTGGCTAGGAAAGCCAAAGGGTGTCAAGTCATCATTTAATGAGAAAGTTTCAAGTTTATTTTTCTCTAGGAATAAGAAAACagttaaagaaaaatatagtgGATCTCAAACTAAAGATGAACCCCAATCTTGTAGTGCCGAGACACTCTCATCCTCAGCTTTCATTCATCATTCAAGAGGTTTGAGTAATGCTGCATTTCATTCTAATGATGGTGAAGGGTGCTCAGCCGGCACTTCTTTCCTACATTTAACTAATGTGGTTGGAAGAGGAGGTGCAGTTCATCATGAG GCAGGGTTGTCAGTGAGAAGGCCATTCGTGGCTGGAAATGTTGGTGAAAATCAGGAGCAGCCAAGTCCAATATCCGTTCTGGAACCACCATTTTCTGAAGATGACAACACACATTTAGAATTGTCCAGCTATTTGAAGCCAAGGAATCAGG AGTTCTGTATGCCATTGAAGAATAGCCTCATCGACAAATCACCACCTATAGAATCAATTGCTCGGAGTATATTTCGGGATGGTTCTTATTCAGGTTCATCTGCTCCTTGTGCACTCAAGTCTCCACCAGTTTCCACTTGTCTGAAGGAAGAACAAAACTGGCATTGCCTTGTTCAAGCCCTTCTTACCATGTCTGGTCTAAGTAATGAAATACAACAATGTAGCTTATTGTTTACCAAGTGGCATTCACTTGCCAATCCACTAGATCCATCTCTAAGAAACAAATATGCCAATCTAAGCAGCAAAGAGCCAATGCTCGAGGCTGAGCGAAGACAGCTACGATCAAGTAGGAAGCTAGTGTTCGACTGTGTCAATGCTGCCTTGATCAATATAACAAGTCAGGAACTCGATCACAGGCAAACCAAAATATTGGCCCACGACACATCACTAACATTATTGGACTATGTTATGGTCAAACTGAAAGATTGGATTTGTGGTGAATCTAGATGTCTTACAGGAGACATTGGGGACAGCAACAGCCTAGTAGTGGAAAGGGTAGTCAGAAAAGAGGTAGGAGGAAGAAACTGGGATGAGCATCTACTGATGGAAATGGATAATTTGGGGAAAGAAGTAGAAAGGAGATTATTGGAAGAGCTTTTGGAAGAGGCTGTTGTTGAATTGACAGGTAAAGTTTGA